In the genome of Streptosporangiales bacterium, the window ACCGCGCGGGTGGCCGCGGCCGCCTGCGGCGAGACCCCGTTGCTCGCGCTGTCGACGGGCACCAACAACGCCTTCCCCGTCATCAGGGAGGCGACGGTGGCCGGGCTCGCGGCCGGGCTGCTCGCCGTCGGCGCGGTGGACCCGCAGGAGGCCGTACGGCGCGCGACCGCGCTCGAGGTGCGCGCGGGCGACCGCACCGAGCTGGCGCTCGTGGACGTCTGCGTGTCCACGGCACGGCACGTCGGTGCGCGGGCGCTGTGGGACCCGGCCACGCTGACCGAGCTGTTCTGCACCTTCGCCGAGCCGGATGCTGTGGGCCTCTCCTCGGTCGCGGGTCTGGTCTGCCGCAGCCCGCGCAGCGAACGCACCGGCGTCGCGGTGCTGTTCGCCCCGGTCTCGACCGCGCGCTACGTCGTGCAGGCGCCGATCGCGCCCGGTCTCGTCACGCCGGTGGGCGTGCAGGCGTGGCGGCGGCTCGCGGTCGGCGAGGAGATCAGGATCACCGCGCCGCACGGCGTGCTCGCCGTGGACGGCGAGCGCGAGATCGAGTTCGACGGCGGGAACACCCCACGGGTCCGGCTGCGCGGCGACGGGCCGCGCTGTGTGGACGTGCCCGCTGTGCTGGCCGCGGCGGCCGCACGCGGGCTCGTCCGGAGAGGAGCGAGCGGATGAGCGAAAGAGCCGACGAGCGCGCCGGAGGTGGGGGCCGCGATGCGGCCGTACCGGCTTGGAGCGCCCCCGCGGCGCCCGCCGGAGTAAGCGAGGAGGCGGTCGCGTGCAGGCACTGAGCGAGGAGAACCGGGTTGCGATCGTGACGGGGGCCGGCCGCGGTATCGGCAGGGGCATTGCCCTGCGGCTGGCGTCCGACGGCCTCGCGGTCGCCGTGAACGACCTGGACGAACAGCGCGCGAAGGACGTCGCGGCGGAGATCCAGACGGCCGGCGGCAGGGCGGTGGCGCTACCGGCGGACGCCAGCGACCGCGATGCGGTGTTCCGGCTGGTGGCCGACGCCGTCGCCGAGCTCGGCCGGCTGGACGTGATGGTGGCCAACGCCGGCATCGCCCAGGTGCGGTCGCTGCTCGACATCCGGCCGGACGACCTGGAGCGGCTCTTCGCGGTGAACGTGTTCGGCGTCGTGTACGCGATCCAGGCGGCCGCGGAGCGGTTCATCGCCCAGGGCGGTGGCGGCAAGATCGTCAACGCCGCGTCCATCGCCGGGCATGCCGGGTACGAGCTGCTCGGGCACTACTCGGCGACGAAGTTCGGGGTGGTGGCGCTCACCCAGACGGCGGCCAAGGAGCTGGCCAAGCGCGGCATCACGGTGAACGCGTACTGCCCGGGCATCGTCGGCACCGACATGTGGGACCTCATCGACGAACAGATGGGTCCGTACCTCGGCACGGCGAAGGGCGAGGCGCTGCAGCGGAGCAGCAGGTCGATCGCGCTCGGCCGCGTGCAGGAGCCTGCGGACGTCGCCGCGTTCGTGTCGTACCTCGCCAGCCACGACTCCGACTACATGACCGGTCAGTCCGTCGTCATCGACGGCGGCATCGTCATGCGCTGACAACGAAGGAGACCACCATGACCCAGACACTGCCAGAAGCGGGCGCCGGCGAGCTAGGCGCCGACGACCTGCTCGACGCGTACCGGATCATGCGCACCATCCGCGGGTTCGAGGACCGTGTGCACGAGGAGTTCGCCACCGGCGATATCCCCGGCTTCGTGCACCTGTACGCGGGCGAGGAGGCGTCCGCGACCGGGGTGTGCCTGCACCTGGACGGGTGCGATGCCATCGCCAGCACCCACCGCGGGCACGGCCACTGCATCGCGAAGGGTGTCGACGTGAAGTCGATGATGGCGGAGATCTACGGCAAGAAGACCGGTGCCTGCCACGGCAAGGGCGGCTCCATGCACATCGCCGACCTGAACCGCGGGATGCTCGGCGCCAACGGCATCGTCGGCGGCGGCCCGCCGCTGATCTGCGGCACGGCGCTTGCGGCGAAGCTGCAGGGCACCGGCGGTGTGGGCGTGACGTTCTTCGGCGACGGCGCGAGCAACCAGGGCACCACGCTCGAGGCGCTCAACCTCGCGTCGGTGTGGAACCTGCCGGTCGTCTTCGTCGCGGAGAACAACGGGTACGCGGAGACCACGGCGAGCACCTGGTCGGTGGCGTCGGACAACATCGCGGACCGGGCCGCGGCGTTCGGCATGCCCGGCGTGATCGTGGACGGCTTCGACTTCTTCGCCGTGCACGAGGCCGCCGGCGAGGCGGTCGCACGGGCCCGCGGTGGCGGCGGGCCGACGCTGCTCGAGGTGAAGTTCACCCGCTACTACGGGCACTTCGAGGGCGACCAGCAGGCGTACCGCGGCGACGAGGTCGCCGAGGCGAAGGCGCGGCTCGATTGCCTGACGCGGTTCCGTAACCGGGTCACGGAGACCGGCCTGCTCGGCGCGGACCGGCTGGACGCGATCGACGCGGAGGTGGCCGCGCTCATCGACGCGGCCGTCGCCGAGGCGAAGCAGGCGCCGAAGCCCACGGCTGCGGACCTCGAGACCGACGTCTACGTGAAGTACTGACCCTGCCGACGACGAGGAGAAGGCCATGGCACGCAGCATCAGTTACCGAGAGGCCCTCAACGAGGCGTTGGCGCAGGAGATGGCCCGCGACGAGAGTGTCATCGTGATGGGGGAGGACAATGCCGGCGGCGAGGGCGCGCACGGCGACATGGACGCCTGGGGTGGCGTGCTCGGCGTCACCAAGGGGCTGTACCACAAGTACCCGGGCCGGGTGCTCGACACACCGATCTCCGAGTCGGCGTTCATCGGTGCCGCCATCGGCGCGGCCACCCGCGGCATGCGACCGGTCGCTGAGCTGATGTTCATCGACTTCATGGGCGTCTGCTTCGACCAGATCTTCAACCAGGCCGCGAAGTTCAGGTACATGTTCGGCGGGAAGGCCGTGACGCCGGTCGTCATCCGCACCATGTACGGCGCCGGCCTGCGTGCGGCGGCGCAACACTCGCAGTCGCTGTACACGCTGTTCACCAGTGTGCCAGGGCTGAAGGTCGCGATGCCGGCGACGCCGTACGACGCGAAGGGGTTGATGATCCAGGCGATCAGGGACGACGACCCGGTGATCTTCTGCGAGCACAAGGCGCTGTACGACATGACAGGCGACGTGCCAGAGGACAGCTACGCGCTGCCGTTCGGCGAGGCGAACGTGGTCAGGGACGGCGGTGACGTGACGGTCGTGGCGCTCGGCCGGATGGTGCACGTCGCGTCCGAGGCCGCGGACGAGCTCGCGAACAGCGGCGTGGAGGCGGAGGTCGTCGACCTGCGCACCACCAGCCCGCTCGACGAGGACACCGTGCTGGAGAGCGTGGAGAACACCGGCCGGCTGGTCGTCGTGGACGAGGCGACGCCGCGGTGCGGCATGGCCGCGGACGTCTCGGCGATGGTGGCCGCGAAAGCGTTCGGCGCGCTGCGCGGGCCGATCGAGCTGGTGACCGCGCCGCACACGCCGGTGCCGTTCAGCGACGCGCTCGAGGACCTCTACATTCCTGGCCCGCAGCGGGTCGTGGGCGCGGTGAAGACCGTGCTCGACTGGAAGCGGTGAGCCGATGGGCGAGATCCACAAGGTCACCATGCCCAAGTGGGGCCTGTCGATGACGCACGGCAAGGTCATCGAGTGGCTGGTGGCCGAGGGCGACGAGGTCGCCGCCGGCACCGAGCTGGCGGACATCGAGACGGAGAAGATCGCCGGCACGCTGGAGGCCGCCGATGCCGGCGTGGTGCGCAGGTTCGTGGCCGACGTCGGCGCGGACGTGCCGGTCAGCGCCACCATCGCGCTGGTGGCACCGGCGGACGTGCCGGACAGCGAGATCGACGCGGCGGCCGCCGCGGCCGCGGAGGAGGTCGCGGCGGGCACGCTTGCGGTCGACGAGGGACCGGTCGTCTCGACCGTG includes:
- a CDS encoding ATP-NAD kinase, producing TARVAAAACGETPLLALSTGTNNAFPVIREATVAGLAAGLLAVGAVDPQEAVRRATALEVRAGDRTELALVDVCVSTARHVGARALWDPATLTELFCTFAEPDAVGLSSVAGLVCRSPRSERTGVAVLFAPVSTARYVVQAPIAPGLVTPVGVQAWRRLAVGEEIRITAPHGVLAVDGEREIEFDGGNTPRVRLRGDGPRCVDVPAVLAAAAARGLVRRGASG
- a CDS encoding acetoin reductase, coding for MSEENRVAIVTGAGRGIGRGIALRLASDGLAVAVNDLDEQRAKDVAAEIQTAGGRAVALPADASDRDAVFRLVADAVAELGRLDVMVANAGIAQVRSLLDIRPDDLERLFAVNVFGVVYAIQAAAERFIAQGGGGKIVNAASIAGHAGYELLGHYSATKFGVVALTQTAAKELAKRGITVNAYCPGIVGTDMWDLIDEQMGPYLGTAKGEALQRSSRSIALGRVQEPADVAAFVSYLASHDSDYMTGQSVVIDGGIVMR
- a CDS encoding ABC transporter substrate-binding protein, with translation MTQTLPEAGAGELGADDLLDAYRIMRTIRGFEDRVHEEFATGDIPGFVHLYAGEEASATGVCLHLDGCDAIASTHRGHGHCIAKGVDVKSMMAEIYGKKTGACHGKGGSMHIADLNRGMLGANGIVGGGPPLICGTALAAKLQGTGGVGVTFFGDGASNQGTTLEALNLASVWNLPVVFVAENNGYAETTASTWSVASDNIADRAAAFGMPGVIVDGFDFFAVHEAAGEAVARARGGGGPTLLEVKFTRYYGHFEGDQQAYRGDEVAEAKARLDCLTRFRNRVTETGLLGADRLDAIDAEVAALIDAAVAEAKQAPKPTAADLETDVYVKY
- a CDS encoding alpha-ketoacid dehydrogenase subunit beta encodes the protein MARSISYREALNEALAQEMARDESVIVMGEDNAGGEGAHGDMDAWGGVLGVTKGLYHKYPGRVLDTPISESAFIGAAIGAATRGMRPVAELMFIDFMGVCFDQIFNQAAKFRYMFGGKAVTPVVIRTMYGAGLRAAAQHSQSLYTLFTSVPGLKVAMPATPYDAKGLMIQAIRDDDPVIFCEHKALYDMTGDVPEDSYALPFGEANVVRDGGDVTVVALGRMVHVASEAADELANSGVEAEVVDLRTTSPLDEDTVLESVENTGRLVVVDEATPRCGMAADVSAMVAAKAFGALRGPIELVTAPHTPVPFSDALEDLYIPGPQRVVGAVKTVLDWKR